One window of Tepidanaerobacter acetatoxydans Re1 genomic DNA carries:
- a CDS encoding peptide ABC transporter substrate-binding protein: MSKKLKSTLALLIACFIACTALAGCGGSNKPKEEAEPGVKQELTFSQSSEIPSLDPQLMNAMPSVEVSNAIFEGLVRLHEGKVQPGVAETWDISKDGKTYTFHLRDAKWSDGEPVTANDFEYGIKRLLDPNTGAAYAFAGYMIVNGEAYNTGKIKDASQVGVKAIDEKTLEIKIANPAPYFLGYLSLACFMPTRQDIVEKYGKDFALEAANNVYNGPFILEEWKHESNVTLKKNPDYWNKDAVKLEKVTILQITDPNTALSMYENGELDWVYVPNALWDKYKDDPNTKLMMNGAIDWLRLNLDAEGKPWLANMDFRKALNYAIDRQEYVKAATKGLYLPYSRLVLPLVTGAKGGKYTEECPIDGYPLSGDTAKAKEYLDEAMTALNIKDPKDITLELKFSDAVGDKPLAEVLQDQLTRNLGITVTVNPVTYKQKLADDVAGQYEAVYNGWMPDYDDPMTYLELFESNNTQNSTGWKNSEYDRLIEAARVETDPEKRQQYFWDAEKLLIDECPFVPLQCRQVGYLEKENLKGISRYFVGSDVDFIYAYFE, translated from the coding sequence ATGAGCAAAAAACTTAAATCAACTCTTGCTCTGCTTATAGCGTGTTTTATTGCCTGCACAGCCCTTGCCGGCTGCGGAGGTTCAAATAAACCTAAGGAAGAGGCAGAGCCTGGAGTAAAGCAAGAATTAACCTTTTCTCAGTCATCAGAGATACCCAGCCTTGATCCACAGCTTATGAATGCTATGCCGTCTGTGGAGGTTTCCAACGCAATTTTTGAAGGTTTAGTAAGGCTTCATGAGGGCAAAGTTCAGCCGGGCGTGGCGGAGACATGGGATATTTCCAAAGATGGAAAGACCTATACATTTCACTTAAGAGATGCAAAGTGGAGCGATGGAGAGCCTGTGACTGCAAATGATTTTGAATACGGAATAAAAAGACTTCTTGATCCTAACACAGGTGCTGCATATGCCTTTGCCGGATATATGATAGTAAACGGCGAAGCCTATAATACAGGAAAAATCAAAGATGCAAGTCAAGTAGGAGTCAAAGCTATAGATGAAAAGACACTGGAAATAAAGATAGCAAATCCCGCACCTTATTTTTTAGGGTATTTAAGCCTTGCATGCTTTATGCCCACACGCCAAGACATAGTTGAAAAATACGGAAAAGACTTTGCTCTTGAAGCAGCAAACAATGTTTACAACGGTCCATTTATTTTGGAAGAATGGAAGCATGAATCTAATGTTACGCTGAAAAAGAACCCGGATTACTGGAATAAAGATGCTGTAAAATTAGAAAAAGTGACCATACTTCAGATTACCGATCCCAATACTGCCTTGAGCATGTATGAAAACGGAGAGCTGGACTGGGTATATGTGCCTAACGCATTGTGGGACAAATATAAAGATGATCCAAATACAAAGCTTATGATGAACGGTGCCATTGACTGGCTCAGGCTCAATCTTGATGCCGAAGGGAAACCGTGGCTTGCCAATATGGACTTTAGAAAGGCTTTGAATTACGCCATTGACAGACAAGAGTACGTTAAAGCTGCTACAAAAGGACTGTATTTACCATATTCGCGCCTTGTGCTGCCTCTTGTTACAGGAGCTAAAGGAGGTAAGTATACTGAGGAGTGTCCTATAGATGGTTACCCTCTATCCGGAGACACGGCAAAAGCCAAGGAATATCTTGACGAGGCAATGACCGCGCTTAATATAAAAGATCCGAAGGATATTACACTCGAGTTAAAGTTTTCAGATGCAGTGGGTGATAAACCTCTTGCGGAGGTGCTCCAAGATCAGCTGACAAGGAATCTCGGAATTACAGTAACAGTAAACCCCGTAACATATAAGCAAAAGCTTGCAGACGATGTGGCAGGTCAATATGAAGCAGTTTACAATGGCTGGATGCCTGACTATGACGATCCAATGACATATCTTGAGCTGTTTGAAAGCAACAATACTCAAAACTCCACGGGATGGAAAAACTCGGAATATGACAGATTGATTGAGGCTGCAAGGGTCGAAACTGATCCTGAAAAAAGACAGCAGTACTTCTGGGATGCCGAAAAATTACTCATAGACGAGTGCCCGTTTGTACCGCTACAGTGCAGACAGGTCGGCTATCTGGAAAAAGAAAACCTAAAGGGAATCTCACGGTATTTTGTGGGCTCAGACGTAGATTTTATATATGCCTATTTTGAATAA
- a CDS encoding ABC transporter permease — translation MKRYILQRFIISLLTIWVLVTVVFILVRLMPGDPFISEKMTPEIRKNMMEYHGFDKPRYVQYFKYLNNLLHGDLGLSLKYSNRSVNTILAQSFPISADLGIRAVVLATVLGLFLGVMAALNNGRFFDYFCVIIAIIGVSVPDFVAGSVLQYVFGLKLHMFPIARWESFRHTVLPVVALSLNTLAVITRTMRSSMLEVINEDYILTAKAKGLSDCEIVTRHEIRNAILPIVTILGPITAGILTGTFVIEQIYAIPGMGRFYVSGINDRDYSMILGMTVFYGVFLVAANFVVDIIYGFVDPRIRISEK, via the coding sequence TTGAAAAGATATATACTTCAAAGATTTATTATATCCTTACTTACAATATGGGTCTTGGTAACTGTGGTATTTATTCTTGTAAGGCTTATGCCTGGAGACCCTTTTATAAGCGAAAAAATGACGCCTGAAATACGAAAAAACATGATGGAATATCATGGCTTTGACAAGCCTCGGTATGTGCAGTACTTTAAGTATTTAAACAATCTTTTGCATGGTGACTTGGGACTTTCACTAAAATACAGCAACCGCAGTGTAAATACAATACTTGCTCAATCTTTCCCGATTTCTGCCGACCTTGGTATAAGAGCTGTGGTTCTTGCAACGGTTCTGGGACTTTTCTTAGGGGTAATGGCTGCTTTAAACAATGGCAGATTTTTTGATTACTTTTGTGTCATTATAGCGATAATAGGCGTATCTGTTCCGGATTTTGTGGCAGGTTCGGTTTTGCAGTATGTTTTTGGATTAAAATTGCACATGTTTCCCATAGCAAGATGGGAAAGTTTCAGGCATACAGTGCTTCCTGTAGTCGCCTTGTCCCTTAATACCCTTGCAGTTATAACCAGGACTATGCGTTCTAGTATGCTGGAAGTGATAAACGAGGATTATATACTTACAGCTAAGGCAAAGGGGCTTTCGGACTGCGAGATAGTCACAAGGCATGAAATTAGAAATGCCATACTTCCCATTGTGACCATTTTAGGGCCTATTACCGCAGGCATACTCACCGGCACCTTTGTTATTGAGCAGATATATGCGATACCGGGCATGGGAAGATTTTATGTATCCGGCATAAATGACAGGGACTACAGCATGATTTTAGGAATGACGGTTTTTTACGGCGTATTCTTGGTTGCAGCAAATTTTGTAGTTGATATAATATACGGATTTGTAGATCCCAGAATTAGAATATCCGAGAAATAA
- a CDS encoding ABC transporter permease, whose protein sequence is MDSSDIITDEMFTVVGKDIENYNLITRPSLSYWQDAWIRLKKNKVAMLGLAIIIFYIIMAIIGPYMTSADYRMTNSAIADQLPSKEHWFGTDSLGRDLWARVWLGARVSLTIGFAVTLLNQFIGIIIGGISGYFGGKLDMIIMRIIDVLYGIPSLIVAILVILVRGESGIASLIIAMIITGWIGSARFVRGQVLQLKNQEFVLAAKVLGASSMRIILRHLIPNMMGLLITNITMAIPGAIFSEAFLSYIGIGIQPPDTSWGQLAREGAQVFMAYPWEIFLPSFFISTTMLSLNLLGDGLRNALDPKMRGTAKV, encoded by the coding sequence ATGGACAGTTCGGATATTATAACCGATGAAATGTTCACTGTTGTAGGAAAAGATATAGAAAACTATAATTTAATAACAAGACCCAGTCTTTCTTACTGGCAGGATGCATGGATAAGACTGAAGAAAAACAAGGTGGCCATGTTAGGCCTTGCTATAATAATATTTTATATAATTATGGCGATAATAGGACCTTACATGACTTCTGCCGACTACAGGATGACAAATTCAGCTATAGCGGATCAACTGCCCAGCAAAGAACATTGGTTCGGAACGGATTCTCTCGGCAGAGATCTTTGGGCCAGAGTTTGGCTTGGGGCAAGAGTATCTCTTACTATCGGCTTTGCGGTAACACTGCTCAATCAGTTTATCGGCATCATTATAGGCGGTATATCCGGCTATTTTGGCGGCAAACTTGATATGATAATAATGAGGATAATAGATGTGCTTTACGGCATACCGTCCCTCATTGTTGCAATACTTGTCATATTGGTAAGAGGCGAGTCCGGCATAGCAAGTCTCATAATAGCTATGATAATAACCGGATGGATTGGAAGTGCGCGATTTGTAAGGGGTCAGGTGCTTCAATTAAAAAATCAGGAATTCGTCCTTGCTGCAAAGGTCCTTGGCGCAAGCAGCATGAGGATAATTTTGCGCCACCTTATACCAAATATGATGGGACTTTTAATTACGAATATTACAATGGCTATTCCGGGAGCCATATTCTCGGAAGCATTTTTAAGCTATATAGGTATTGGTATTCAACCGCCGGATACAAGCTGGGGGCAGCTTGCAAGAGAAGGTGCCCAGGTATTTATGGCATATCCATGGGAGATATTCCTACCTTCATTTTTCATCAGCACAACAATGCTGTCTCTGAATTTACTTGGCGATGGGCTTAGAAATGCCTTAGATCCCAAAATGCGCGGGACGGCAAAAGTTTAG
- a CDS encoding ABC transporter ATP-binding protein, whose translation MDKLLDVKNLEVNFKTYGGTINAVRGMSFDLDIGECLAIVGESGCGKSVTAKAIMGLIPCPPGEISGGSILFDGTDLLKLDRKSMMKIRGAKIGMIFQDPMTYLNPTMTVGKQIEEVLKKHTNYTKKQMTERIIEILNFVGIANPKRRMRQYPFELSGGMRQRVMIAIATVCTPKLLIADEPTTALDVTIQAQILELIKSLQKSMDTSVMLITHDLGVVANMADRVMVVYAGKIVESGVVDDVFYKPQHPYTWGLLSSIPTLELKNKEKLPSIEGTPPDLFSPPTGCAFAARCAFAMKICKEIYPETVDLGEGHHCACWLLHEKAKNVRQSFNL comes from the coding sequence ATGGACAAACTACTTGATGTAAAAAATCTTGAAGTAAATTTTAAAACTTACGGCGGCACTATAAATGCTGTAAGAGGCATGTCCTTTGACTTAGACATAGGAGAATGTCTTGCGATTGTAGGAGAGTCGGGATGCGGAAAAAGTGTTACTGCAAAAGCCATAATGGGTCTTATTCCTTGCCCTCCAGGCGAAATATCAGGCGGCAGCATTCTATTTGACGGCACTGACCTTTTAAAGCTTGATAGAAAAAGTATGATGAAAATAAGGGGTGCAAAAATCGGAATGATATTCCAGGACCCCATGACATATCTTAATCCAACGATGACAGTTGGAAAACAAATTGAAGAGGTGCTGAAAAAGCATACAAATTACACTAAAAAGCAAATGACTGAAAGAATTATAGAGATATTAAATTTTGTAGGCATAGCAAATCCAAAAAGGAGAATGCGCCAATATCCCTTTGAGCTTTCAGGAGGCATGAGGCAGCGGGTCATGATTGCAATAGCAACTGTGTGCACCCCAAAGCTCTTGATTGCAGATGAGCCCACTACAGCTTTAGATGTTACTATACAGGCTCAAATCCTGGAACTTATAAAATCACTGCAAAAAAGCATGGATACCTCAGTGATGCTAATTACCCATGACCTGGGAGTTGTGGCAAACATGGCAGATAGAGTGATGGTGGTTTATGCCGGGAAGATAGTAGAGTCAGGGGTGGTAGACGATGTATTCTATAAGCCGCAGCATCCTTACACTTGGGGGCTTTTAAGCTCAATACCCACTTTAGAGCTTAAAAATAAAGAAAAGCTGCCTTCAATTGAAGGTACGCCGCCGGATTTATTTTCACCGCCGACAGGGTGTGCCTTTGCAGCCAGGTGCGCCTTTGCTATGAAAATTTGTAAAGAGATATATCCTGAAACGGTGGATTTAGGAGAAGGTCACCACTGTGCCTGCTGGCTGCTGCATGAGAAAGCCAAAAATGTGCGGCAGTCTTTTAACCTGTGA
- a CDS encoding ABC transporter ATP-binding protein, translating to MCGSLLTCEVNKLHENNDYLLEVKNLKKYFKVGANQILKAVDDVSFSIKEGETLGLVGESGCGKSTTGKTIARLYAPTGGKVIFEGKNAHKLTGQEAREFSKKVQMIFQDPYASLDPRMTVKDIIGEGIDIHNLYKGKEKLQRIYELLNLVGLNKEHADRYPHEFSGGQRQRIGIARALAVEPTFIVCDEPISALDASVQAQIVNLLISLQHKLRLTYLFIAHNLIMVKHLSDRVAVMYLGNIVELADSSELYDNPLHPYTKALISAIPIADPKLERSRQRLLVEGDVSNPINPPPGCLFKSRCKFAKSVCGQIKPPLKEISSNHFISCYLY from the coding sequence ATGTGCGGCAGTCTTTTAACCTGTGAGGTGAACAAGTTGCATGAAAATAACGATTACCTGCTTGAAGTAAAAAATCTAAAAAAGTATTTCAAGGTTGGTGCAAACCAAATATTAAAAGCGGTAGATGATGTAAGTTTTTCCATAAAAGAAGGAGAGACATTAGGGCTTGTTGGCGAATCCGGCTGCGGAAAATCTACTACAGGAAAAACTATTGCAAGACTATATGCTCCAACAGGCGGCAAGGTTATATTTGAAGGGAAAAATGCCCACAAATTAACTGGACAGGAAGCAAGAGAGTTTTCCAAAAAGGTTCAGATGATATTTCAAGACCCTTATGCATCTCTTGATCCTAGAATGACAGTAAAAGACATAATCGGCGAAGGCATTGATATACACAACTTATACAAGGGCAAAGAAAAACTTCAAAGAATATATGAATTGCTAAATCTCGTAGGTTTAAACAAAGAACATGCAGACAGATATCCTCATGAATTTTCAGGGGGACAAAGACAGCGTATAGGAATTGCCAGGGCACTGGCGGTGGAACCTACCTTTATAGTATGTGATGAGCCTATCTCGGCTCTTGATGCCTCAGTTCAGGCACAAATAGTAAATCTGCTTATATCACTACAGCACAAACTTCGGCTCACCTATCTTTTTATAGCCCATAACTTAATTATGGTAAAACATTTATCAGACAGGGTTGCAGTTATGTATCTTGGCAATATTGTGGAACTTGCAGACAGCAGCGAGCTTTATGATAATCCCCTGCATCCGTATACTAAAGCTCTAATTTCTGCAATACCCATCGCCGATCCTAAGCTGGAAAGAAGTCGGCAGAGGCTGCTCGTTGAAGGCGATGTATCAAACCCCATAAACCCGCCTCCCGGCTGTTTATTCAAGTCGAGGTGCAAATTTGCAAAATCCGTATGCGGACAGATAAAGCCGCCCCTCAAGGAGATAAGCTCTAACCACTTTATATCATGCTATCTGTATTAG
- the hypD gene encoding trans-4-hydroxy-L-proline dehydratase: MSDGSLESPALEKEIQKRRSAVKPINKRIAKLREESVNSKVKISPERVKIITDFYKSGAAKGKSIPHQRAMAFKYLMERASLPIEEGQLIVGIRGTGPQEVPTYPEICTHSIEDLKILSSRENMPYLVDDETFKLYEEEIIPEWQGNTMRDLIFGSVSDEWIKAYEAGIWTEFMEQRAPGHTAGGERIFKTGLLDIREEIKKKIEEAKPSDPSYYDKIEELKAMDIAAEAMLIYARRYQEKLENMANEEQNPERKKELMEMARICSRVPAHAPETFWEALQHYWFIHVGIVYETNPWDSYNPGRFDQHLFPFYKKDVEEGRLTRERAKELLEAFWIKVNNQPAVPKVGVTAEESFTYNDFTKINIGGLKEDGSDGVNDVSYLVLEVLNEVRTLQPNTAVLVSDKNPRHFLLKALEVVGPGFGEPPFFNFDGAIVKMLRQGKKLEDARTAGVSGCVETGSFGKESYILTGYFNLPKILEITLNNGIDPKTGRMLGIQTGDPSSFKSYEELWNAFLEQVKHFMEIKMAGNDIIEALFAKYMPVPFLSLWTEDCVKRGKDYNAGGTRYNTQYLQIVGLGTLAYSLTSLKFHVFDKKTISMSDMLDALKQDFEGKYEIMRQIILNKTPVYGEDEDYSDTIAKEIVDTVVDIVESYPPSPVRKASKRVYFLPTTAHVYFGKVTGATPDGRKAGFPVSEGISPVQGTDKKGVAAVFRSITKCDWDKTGGALLNQKLTPDILEGRENLKKIASLIKTFFNMGGHHVQFNVVSSELLRTAQEHPKDFQDLMVRVAGYSDYFVNLPKGLQEEIIARTEHKNL; the protein is encoded by the coding sequence ATGAGCGACGGTTCATTAGAAAGTCCGGCATTGGAAAAGGAAATTCAAAAAAGAAGATCTGCGGTAAAACCAATAAACAAGAGGATAGCAAAGCTTCGAGAGGAAAGCGTAAACAGCAAGGTAAAAATATCCCCTGAACGAGTAAAAATCATAACCGATTTTTATAAAAGCGGTGCTGCAAAAGGCAAATCGATTCCGCATCAAAGGGCGATGGCTTTTAAATACTTGATGGAGCGGGCAAGCTTACCGATAGAAGAAGGGCAGCTCATTGTAGGCATAAGAGGGACGGGTCCTCAGGAAGTGCCCACATATCCTGAGATATGCACCCACAGCATAGAAGATCTTAAAATACTTAGCAGCCGGGAAAACATGCCTTATTTGGTGGATGATGAGACTTTCAAGCTGTACGAAGAAGAAATAATACCAGAATGGCAAGGCAATACAATGCGAGACTTAATATTCGGCAGTGTTTCAGATGAATGGATAAAAGCCTATGAAGCCGGGATATGGACGGAATTTATGGAGCAGAGAGCTCCGGGACACACCGCCGGCGGCGAGAGGATATTTAAGACAGGCCTCCTTGATATAAGGGAAGAGATAAAGAAGAAGATTGAAGAAGCAAAACCCAGCGATCCATCTTACTATGACAAGATAGAAGAGCTGAAGGCCATGGACATAGCTGCTGAGGCAATGCTTATTTATGCGCGGCGTTATCAAGAAAAGCTGGAAAACATGGCAAATGAGGAACAAAATCCCGAAAGAAAAAAAGAGCTCATGGAAATGGCAAGAATCTGCAGCCGGGTTCCTGCCCATGCCCCTGAGACGTTTTGGGAGGCACTGCAGCATTACTGGTTTATTCATGTAGGCATAGTATATGAAACAAATCCGTGGGATTCTTACAATCCGGGCAGATTTGATCAGCACCTTTTCCCCTTCTATAAAAAAGATGTTGAAGAAGGAAGACTTACAAGAGAAAGAGCCAAAGAGCTTTTAGAGGCATTTTGGATAAAAGTCAATAATCAACCTGCAGTGCCGAAGGTAGGAGTTACTGCGGAGGAAAGCTTCACATACAATGATTTTACAAAAATAAATATCGGCGGCTTAAAAGAAGATGGGTCTGACGGTGTAAATGATGTGTCATATCTGGTTTTAGAGGTCCTTAATGAAGTTAGAACACTGCAGCCTAATACCGCTGTTCTTGTAAGCGACAAAAACCCCAGGCATTTTCTCCTGAAGGCCCTTGAAGTTGTAGGACCCGGCTTTGGCGAGCCGCCGTTTTTCAATTTCGACGGTGCCATTGTGAAGATGCTAAGACAAGGCAAGAAACTAGAAGATGCCAGAACCGCAGGAGTCAGCGGATGCGTAGAAACAGGATCTTTTGGAAAAGAGTCCTATATCCTGACAGGCTATTTTAATCTTCCTAAGATTTTAGAAATAACATTAAATAATGGAATAGATCCAAAGACCGGCCGAATGCTGGGAATCCAGACCGGCGATCCTTCATCGTTTAAAAGCTACGAAGAACTTTGGAATGCGTTTTTGGAGCAGGTAAAGCATTTTATGGAAATAAAAATGGCAGGCAATGATATTATAGAGGCGCTTTTTGCAAAGTATATGCCGGTGCCGTTTCTCTCCCTTTGGACAGAGGACTGCGTAAAGCGCGGAAAAGATTACAACGCAGGGGGTACCCGCTACAATACTCAGTACCTTCAGATAGTAGGTCTTGGAACTCTTGCTTACAGTCTGACATCCCTTAAGTTCCATGTATTTGATAAAAAGACCATCTCTATGAGCGACATGCTTGATGCTTTAAAGCAGGACTTTGAGGGAAAATACGAGATAATGAGACAAATCATCTTAAATAAGACGCCGGTATACGGAGAAGATGAGGATTACAGCGACACGATAGCAAAAGAGATAGTGGATACTGTAGTTGATATAGTAGAGTCCTATCCCCCTTCTCCTGTTAGAAAAGCCTCAAAGAGAGTTTATTTTCTGCCAACAACTGCCCATGTCTACTTCGGAAAAGTTACAGGTGCCACACCTGACGGCAGAAAAGCGGGTTTTCCTGTTTCGGAAGGGATTTCACCGGTCCAGGGCACAGATAAAAAAGGCGTTGCGGCAGTTTTTAGGTCTATTACAAAGTGCGACTGGGATAAAACAGGGGGAGCACTGCTTAATCAAAAGCTTACACCGGATATTCTGGAAGGCCGTGAAAACTTAAAGAAGATTGCAAGCCTCATAAAAACATTTTTCAATATGGGAGGACACCATGTTCAGTTTAATGTGGTAAGTTCAGAGCTTTTGCGAACAGCCCAAGAGCACCCGAAAGACTTTCAGGATCTGATGGTAAGAGTTGCAGGCTACAGCGACTATTTTGTAAATCTGCCTAAGGGACTGCAGGAGGAAATAATTGCAAGGACAGAACACAAAAATCTTTGA
- a CDS encoding glycyl-radical enzyme activating protein, with product MANSGFVFDIKRFEVHDGPGIRTTVFFKGCPLRCWWCHNPEGMYFSESVMYFEYKCIGCRTCVNVCPLDAISFDFGKHHIDRLKCSSCGICCESCPSGALTCIGRAVTVDELMTEIQKDVILYDNSEGGVTFSGGEPLVQYEFLTDILKECRKLDIHTALDTSGYALEDVFEHVAENVDIFLYDLKLADNPSHIIYTGVSNEPIKKNLKMLADSGRGGDVILRFPVIPGITDTQENVEGLAEFISTLDGIKEIDLLPFHDITEKYTRLGMKYNMSVQTAPSKEKLKYIKKRFEQLGLYVKL from the coding sequence ATGGCAAATAGCGGGTTTGTTTTTGACATAAAAAGATTCGAGGTTCACGACGGACCAGGTATAAGGACAACGGTGTTTTTTAAAGGATGCCCGCTTAGGTGCTGGTGGTGCCACAATCCGGAAGGCATGTATTTTTCGGAGTCAGTTATGTATTTTGAATATAAATGCATAGGATGCAGGACATGCGTGAATGTATGCCCCCTTGATGCGATTTCCTTTGATTTCGGCAAGCACCATATTGACCGCTTAAAGTGCAGCAGCTGCGGCATATGCTGTGAAAGCTGTCCCTCAGGCGCATTGACTTGTATCGGCAGAGCGGTTACTGTAGATGAGCTGATGACGGAAATACAAAAAGATGTAATTCTTTATGACAACTCAGAAGGCGGGGTTACTTTTTCGGGAGGAGAGCCCCTTGTGCAGTATGAGTTTTTGACAGATATATTAAAAGAATGCAGGAAACTGGATATTCATACTGCGCTAGATACCTCAGGATATGCACTGGAAGATGTTTTTGAGCACGTTGCAGAAAACGTGGATATTTTTCTTTATGATTTAAAATTGGCAGACAATCCTAGCCATATTATTTATACCGGAGTTTCCAATGAGCCGATTAAGAAAAATCTTAAGATGCTGGCGGATTCAGGAAGAGGCGGCGATGTAATCCTGCGTTTTCCGGTGATTCCCGGCATAACCGATACACAAGAAAATGTAGAAGGTCTTGCGGAATTTATTTCGACTTTAGATGGCATAAAGGAAATCGATCTTCTGCCTTTTCATGACATAACCGAAAAATATACAAGGCTTGGGATGAAATACAACATGTCTGTCCAAACTGCACCTTCTAAAGAAAAGTTAAAGTATATAAAGAAAAGATTCGAACAGTTAGGACTTTATGTTAAGCTCTAA
- the pruA gene encoding L-glutamate gamma-semialdehyde dehydrogenase, whose product MFLQFENQKLIDFSLQENRKAMQEALNQVNAQMGRHYPAIIGGKKRDASERIVSINPSNIDEVIGTCAKADSKMAQEAIDAASGAFESWKRVPPEERANYLFKAAEVMKERRFEFSAWIVMEAGKTWKEADADTAEAIDFLEFYGKQMLYYAKGMLVSKVPGEENECFYIPIGVGAVISPWNFPLAILTGTTVCGVVAGNTVVVKPASNTPVIAAKFAEIWQEIGLPDGVINFLPGPGDSVGDYLTSSPETGFINFTGSKDVGLRINKLAAEIVPGQKRIKRVVAELGGKNAIIVDKSANLDAAAEGIVTSAFGYQGQKCSACSRAIIHKDVYNEMIERIVAKAEKLRVGPAKDYESDMGPVIDEKALNKICRYIEIGKSEGKLILGGKALEGSGYFIEPTIFEGVKSDAVIAKEEIFGPVLAIMKAEDFDEALNIANDTDYGLSGSVYAADREKLDKAREDFNVGNLYFNRKCTGALVGGHPFGGFNMSGTDSKAGGADYLLHFMQAKAVSEKIM is encoded by the coding sequence TTGTTTTTACAATTTGAAAATCAAAAGTTGATTGATTTTAGCCTTCAAGAAAACCGAAAAGCTATGCAAGAGGCGCTAAATCAAGTCAACGCACAGATGGGCAGGCATTATCCGGCTATAATAGGGGGCAAAAAGCGGGATGCATCTGAAAGGATTGTTTCAATTAACCCCTCGAATATTGACGAAGTTATAGGAACGTGTGCAAAAGCGGACAGCAAAATGGCACAAGAGGCGATAGATGCTGCCTCCGGCGCCTTTGAGAGCTGGAAGCGTGTGCCGCCTGAGGAAAGGGCGAATTACCTTTTTAAAGCTGCAGAAGTCATGAAAGAAAGAAGATTTGAGTTTTCTGCATGGATAGTCATGGAAGCCGGGAAAACATGGAAAGAAGCAGATGCAGATACGGCAGAAGCCATTGATTTTTTGGAGTTTTACGGAAAACAAATGCTTTATTATGCAAAAGGGATGCTGGTAAGCAAAGTTCCGGGCGAAGAAAATGAATGTTTTTACATACCAATAGGTGTAGGCGCCGTTATTTCCCCCTGGAACTTTCCCCTTGCAATTTTGACAGGCACGACAGTTTGCGGGGTTGTGGCAGGCAACACCGTAGTCGTAAAACCCGCAAGCAATACACCGGTAATTGCGGCAAAGTTTGCAGAAATTTGGCAGGAGATAGGTTTGCCTGATGGCGTTATAAATTTTTTGCCGGGGCCTGGAGATTCAGTCGGAGATTATCTGACGTCAAGTCCCGAGACAGGCTTTATAAATTTCACCGGTTCAAAGGATGTAGGACTTAGAATAAATAAATTGGCGGCAGAAATAGTGCCGGGACAAAAACGGATAAAAAGAGTTGTTGCCGAGCTCGGCGGCAAGAACGCCATTATAGTAGACAAATCTGCCAATCTGGATGCTGCGGCAGAGGGTATTGTAACATCAGCCTTCGGATATCAAGGGCAGAAGTGCTCGGCATGCTCCAGAGCGATAATTCATAAAGATGTATATAATGAAATGATAGAGCGTATTGTGGCAAAAGCCGAAAAGCTAAGAGTTGGACCTGCGAAAGATTATGAGTCAGACATGGGTCCTGTAATAGATGAAAAGGCGCTAAATAAGATTTGCCGCTATATTGAAATCGGAAAAAGCGAGGGAAAACTTATTCTCGGAGGAAAAGCCTTAGAGGGCAGCGGGTATTTTATTGAACCTACAATATTTGAAGGCGTTAAAAGTGATGCTGTTATTGCAAAAGAAGAGATATTCGGACCTGTGCTTGCGATAATGAAAGCCGAAGATTTTGATGAGGCGTTAAATATTGCAAATGATACGGACTATGGTTTGAGCGGCTCTGTATATGCTGCCGATAGGGAAAAATTAGACAAGGCACGCGAGGATTTTAACGTGGGCAACCTTTATTTTAACCGCAAATGCACGGGAGCCTTAGTAGGAGGTCATCCTTTCGGAGGCTTTAACATGTCAGGCACCGATTCGAAAGCAGGAGGAGCAGACTACCTGCTGCATTTCATGCAGGCAAAAGCCGTTTCGGAAAAGATAATGTAG